From the genome of Macrobrachium nipponense isolate FS-2020 chromosome 43, ASM1510439v2, whole genome shotgun sequence, one region includes:
- the LOC135213858 gene encoding adhesive plaque matrix protein-like, which yields MPDFSQANSHFPNLSQANPHFPNLSQANSHFPNLSQANPHFPNLSQAKSPTCPKPHPMANSHFPNLFQANSHFPRISHANSHLPNFFQANPHFPNLSQANSHFPNLSQPSPFYALPFLSHSHVFLISFFKFTFSSFQPSLLQSPPPVSSPTSIPYPTPSPSPKRNHTELISYRGPRSLSSMPSSPFLESHGTHYPPPTTTTTPGSTPSLIAWH from the exons ATGCCTGACTTCTCCCAGGCAAATTCCCACTTCCCTAACCTCTCCCAGGCAAATCCCCACTTCCCTAACCTCTCCCAGGCAAATTCCCACTTCCCTAACCTCTCCCAGGCAAATCCCCACTTCCCTAACCTCTCCCAGGCCAAATCCCCAACTTGCCCTAAACCTCATCCCATGGCAAATTCCCACTTCCCTAACCTCTTCCAGGCAAATTCCCACTTCCCTAGAATCTCCCATGCAAATTCCCACCTGCCTAATTTCTTCCAGGCAAATCCCCACTTCCCTAACCTCTCCCAGGCAAATTCCCACTTCCCTAACCTCTCCCAG CCTTCGCCATTTTATGCCCTACCTTTCTTATCTCATTCTCATGTATTCTTGATCTCATTCTTTAAATTTACCTTCTCCTCATTCCAACCATCCCTCCTCCAATCTCCTCCACCTGTATCCTCTCCAACATCCATTCCTTATCCAACACCTTCTCCCTCGCCCAAGAGAAACCATACAGAGCTAATCTCGTATCGAGGTCCCCGCTCCCTCTCTTCAATGCCCTCTTCCCCCTTTCTGGAGTCCCATGGTACCCACTACCCGCCCCctacaaccaccaccaccccagGATCCACTCCATCACTCATCGCGTGGCATTAG